The following are from one region of the Bacillus methanolicus MGA3 genome:
- a CDS encoding MFS transporter — MSKLKSLIGDVELNRDLTLLLLIGGLYSLSISLSNTFVNIYLWKQSGQFTDIGLYNLAIVVLQPITFILAGRWAKKVDRVIVLRIGVIFLALFYISVLVFGSNASDFILLLGGLLGIGYGFYWLAFNVLTFEITEPETRDFFNGFLGILTSAGGMIGPMLSGYIISRLKNFTGYSVVFGLSLTLFSAAVLLSFFLERRLSKGSYWFLRILSERKYNKNWRLITNAHFFQGLREGTFAFMISMYVFISTGSEFALGTFGLINSGIAFIGYYTVSRVIKKENRKKAILLGGILLYAAIFLIVFDITYPKLLFYAATIAIAYPILLVPYMSLTYDVIGKGWKAAEMRIEYIVVRELFLNAGRIVSILMFLFSITFFNEEKSFPVLLMVLGAGHTCIYFFVRNINLSRINGQ; from the coding sequence ATGAGTAAGTTAAAATCGTTGATTGGAGATGTTGAACTCAATAGGGATTTGACATTGCTATTATTAATCGGAGGGTTATACTCTTTGAGTATTTCACTTTCCAACACGTTTGTAAATATTTATCTTTGGAAACAATCTGGACAATTTACCGATATTGGCCTCTATAATCTTGCTATCGTTGTTTTACAGCCAATTACCTTTATACTTGCCGGCCGATGGGCTAAAAAGGTGGACCGAGTCATTGTTCTCAGAATAGGAGTTATTTTTTTAGCTTTATTTTATATTTCAGTTTTAGTTTTTGGGTCCAATGCTTCAGATTTTATTTTATTGCTCGGGGGACTGTTAGGGATTGGATATGGGTTTTACTGGCTGGCTTTTAACGTCTTGACATTTGAAATAACAGAACCGGAAACGAGGGATTTTTTTAATGGATTTCTCGGAATTTTAACTTCAGCTGGCGGGATGATTGGACCTATGCTTTCGGGATACATCATTTCCCGTCTGAAAAATTTTACAGGTTATTCTGTTGTGTTTGGACTGTCGTTAACATTGTTTTCGGCGGCAGTGTTACTAAGCTTCTTTTTAGAACGAAGACTTTCAAAGGGGAGTTATTGGTTTCTGCGCATACTTTCCGAGAGAAAATACAATAAGAATTGGCGCTTAATTACGAATGCACATTTTTTTCAAGGTTTAAGAGAGGGAACATTTGCATTTATGATATCTATGTATGTTTTTATTTCGACGGGGAGCGAATTTGCTCTCGGAACATTCGGCCTCATTAACTCAGGAATTGCGTTTATTGGATATTACACCGTTTCAAGAGTAATAAAAAAAGAAAATAGAAAAAAAGCAATCTTATTGGGTGGTATACTTCTTTATGCAGCCATATTTTTAATTGTTTTTGATATAACGTATCCAAAGCTTTTGTTTTATGCAGCCACGATTGCCATCGCTTATCCGATTTTGCTTGTTCCGTACATGTCGCTAACTTATGATGTGATCGGCAAGGGATGGAAAGCAGCTGAAATGAGAATTGAATATATTGTTGTCAGAGAACTTTTTCTAAACGCAGGAAGAATTGTCTCCATTCTCATGTTTTTGTTTTCAATTACGTTTTTTAATGAAGAAAAGAGTTTTCCGGTATTGTTAATGGTTCTTGGCGCAGGACATACATGCATTTATTTTTTTGTCAGGAACATCAATTTATCTCGCATTAATGGACAGTAA